From Vitis vinifera cultivar Pinot Noir 40024 chromosome 5, ASM3070453v1, the proteins below share one genomic window:
- the LOC100258046 gene encoding thermospermine synthase ACAULIS5, with translation MGDISCSNGNEVNGKSHSLAGYRKSCWYEEEIEENLRWCFALNSILHTGATQYQDIALLDTKPFGKALVIDGKLQSAEIDEFIYHESLVHPALLHHPNPKSIFIMGGGEGSTAREILRHKTVEKVVMCDIDEEVVDFCKSYLVVNREAFCDPRLELVINDARAELESREECFDVIIGDLADPIEGGPCYQLYTKSFYESTVKPRLSPGGIFVTQAGPAGVFSHTEVFSCIHNTLRQVFKHVVAYSAHIPSFADIWGWVMASDSPFLLNAEELDLRMKQRIKGENRYIDGKTFSSASTLSKVVRTSLDNETQVYTEGTARFIYGHGTALK, from the exons ATGGGTGATATTTCATGCTCCAATGGCAATGAAGTTAATGGAAAAAGCCATTCACTGGCTGGTTATAGGAAGAGTTGTTGGTATGAGGAAGAGATTGAAGAGAACTTGAGATGGTGCTTTGCGCTCAATAG CATTTTGCATACCGGAGCTACGCAGTACCAGGACATTGCACTGCTGGACACGAAGCCCTTTGGGAAG GCTTTAGTCATTGATGGAAAGCTTCAAAGTGCTGAGATTGATGAATTCATCTACCATGAATCCCTTGTCCATCCTGCACTTCTTCATCATCCAAA TCCAAAGAGCATCTTCATCATGGGGGGAGGTGAAGGTTCCACTGCAAGAGAAATACTGAGACATAAGACTGTAGAGAAGGTTGTCATGTGTGACATTGATGAG GAGGTGGTGGATTTCTGCAAATCATACTTGGTGGTAAACAGAGAAGCTTTCTGTGATCCCAGACTTGAGCTTGTCATCAACGATGCCAG GGCCGAGCTAGAGAGCAGAGAAGAGTGTTTCGACGTAATCATAGGTGACCTGGCTGACCCAATAGAAGGAGGCCCATGTTATCAGCTCTACACCAAATCCTTTTATGAGTCCACTGTCAAACCTAGGCTAAGTCCGGGTGGCATCTTTGTCACACAG GCAGGACCAGCAGGGGTTTTCAGCCATACAGAGGTTTTCTCTTGCATTCACAACACCCTAAGGCAGGTCTTCAAAC ATGTTGTGGCTTATTCAGCCCATATTCCTTCCTTTGCTGATATTTGGGGATGGGTTATG GCATCAGATTCGCCATTTTTGCTGAATGCTGAAGAGTTGGACCTGAGAATGAAACAGAGGATCAAAGGGGAGAACAGATACATTGATGGGAAGACATTTTCATCAGCCTCTACCCTGAGCAAAGTTGTTCGAACTTC ATTGGACAATGAGACTCAAGTGTACACAGAGGGAACAGCAAGGTTTATATATGGCCATGGTACTGCCCTCAAATAA
- the LOC100251097 gene encoding probable linoleate 9S-lipoxygenase 5, whose protein sequence is MASTSETIGGFFEKVCGSNSKKSKDREDESQKIEGRVVLMKKNVMDLNDSKASLIDSVYELVGKHVSLQLISATHADPENNLGGKIGKATCLQKWNCTGPAITARETEFAVTFDWEEGMGVPGALRVSNHHHSEFYLSSVTLEDVPGQGRIHFVCNSWVFPVRYTNERVFFSNKAYLPCHTPEPLRQYREEELVKLRGNGQGERKTWERIYDYDVYNDLGNPDKGPSHARPILGGSEDYPYPRRGRTGRERTKTDPCSEKRLSLLRLDIYVPRDERFSQVKFSDVLAYAVKSLVQVLIPEIRSLFDKTVNEFDSFQDVLNIYEVGINGQNGGTHGTVRDCISWEFIRELAHSDVGFHKFPMPDVIKENTTAWRTDEEFGREMLAGVNPVIIRRLEEFPPVSKLDINKYGNQTSTITKEHIEKNMNGLTVDQAIKNDKLFILDYHDALMPFLSRINSTSTKTYATRTLLFLKEDGTLKPLAIELSLPHPQGESYGATSQVYTPAEDGVEGSVWQLAKAYAAVNDSGYHQLISHWLNTHAVIEPFVIATNRQLSVLHPIYKLLHPHFRDTMNINALARHILINAGGFLEMTVFPGKYALEMSAVIYKNWNFTEQGLPADLLKRGVAVEDPNYRHGLRLLIEDYPYAVDGLEVWSAIETWVTEYCSFYYPTDDLIQCDTELQSWWMELRNKGHGDKKDEPWWSEMQTLVDLTKTCTIIIWVASALHAAVNFGQYPYAGYLPNRPTISRRFMPEPGTPEYQELERNPDLAFLKTITAQLQTLLGVSLIEILSRHSTDEIYLGQRDTPEWTSDAEPLAAFERFGSRLRGIETRINQMNQDRRWNNRFGPVEMQYTLLYPNTSDYSRQGGLAGKGIPNSVSI, encoded by the exons ATGGCGTCCACTTCAGAGACGATAGGGGGATTTTTTGAGAAAGTTTGTGGAAGTAATAGTAAGAAGTCGAAGGACAGGGAGGATGAAAGCCAGAAGATCGAAGGGAGAGTGGTGttgatgaagaagaatgtgatgGACTTGAATGATAGCAAGGCCTCCTTGATTGACAGCGTTTATGAATTGGTGGGCAAACACGTATCTCTGCAGCTAATCAGTGCTACTCATGCCGACCCAG AAAACAATTTGGGAGGAAAAATTGGGAAGGCGACATGTTTGCAGAAATGGAATTGCACAGGTCCAGCAATAACAGCCAGAGAAACTGAATTTGCAGTTACATTTGACTGGGAAGAGGGGATGGGTGTTCCTGGAGCTCTCAGAGTCAGCAACCATCACCACAGTGAGTTCTACCTAAGTTCAGTCACCTTAGAAGACGTTCCAGGACAGGGTCGGATCCATTTTGTGTGCAATTCTTGGGTTTTCCCCGTGCGATACACGAATGAGCGGGTGTTCTTCTCAAACAAG GCCTATCTTCCATGTCATACACCAGAGCCTTTACGCCAGTACAGGGAAGAAGAACTGGTGAAACTTCGTGGAAATGGACAAGGTGAGCGCAAAACATGGGAAAGAATCTATGACTATGATGTCTACAATGATTTGGGAAATCCAGATAAGGGTCCAAGCCATGCACGCCCTATTCTGGGTGGATCTGAAGATTACCCTTATCCCCGCAGAGGAAGAACAGGGCGGGAAAGGACAAAAACCG ATCCTTGCAGCGAGAAAAGATTGTCACTCCTACGTTTAGATATTTATGTTCCAAGGGATGAACGGTTTAGTCAGGTGAAGTTCTCAGATGTCCTTGCCTATGCTGTCAAATCCCTTGTTCAGGTATTGATCCCGGAGATCAGATCTTTATTCGACAAGACTGTCAACGAATTTGACTCCTTTCAAGATGTACTGAACATCTATGAAGTAGGGATTAATGGACAAAATGGAGGAACACACGGTACAGTTAGGGACTGCATATCATGGGAGTTTATCAGGGAACTCGCCCATTCAGATGTAGGATTTCATAAATTTCCAATGCCTGATGTAATAAAAG AAAATACTACTGCTTGGAGGACAGATGAAGAGTTTGGACGAGAAATGCTGGCAGGAGTAAACCCTGTTATAATCCGTCGCCTAGAA GAGTTTCCCCCGGTCAGCAAGCTAGATATTAATAAATATGGCAATCAAACCAGTACAATAACCAAAGAGCATATCGAGAAAAACATGAATGGTCTCACTGTCGATCAA gcaATTAAGAACGACAAGCTGTTCATATTAGATTATCATGATGCATTGATGCCATTCCTGAGCCGGATAAACTCAACTAGCACAAAGACATATGCCACAAGAACACTCCTTTTCCTGAAAGAAGATGGGACATTGAAACCGTTGGCAATTGAGTTAAGCTTACCACATCCACAAGGGGAAAGTTATGGAGCCACCAGCCAAGTCTACACTCCAGCAGAAGATGGTGTTGAAGGTTCAGTTTGGCAGCTCGCCAAAGCTTATGCTGCAGTGAATGATTCTGGCTACCATCAACTCATTAGTCACTG GTTGAACACCCATGCAGTAATAGAACCATTTGTGATTGCAACAAACAGACAATTGAGTGTGCTTCACCCCATATATAAGCTTCTGCATCCTCACTTCCGTGATACAATGAACATAAATGCCTTGGCCAGGCACATTCTCATCAATGCAGGTGGGTTTCTTGAGATGACAGTTTTTCCTGGTAAATATGCACTGGAAATGTCTGCTGTGATTTATAAGAACTGGAATTTCACTGAGCAGGGGCTTCCTGCTGATTTACTTAAGAG AGGTGTAGCAGTTGAGGACCCAAACTACCGCCATGGGCTCAGGCTTCTGATAGAGGATTACCCCTATGCTGTTGATGGGCTAGAAGTTTGGTCTGCAATTGAAACTTGGGTCACTGAATACTGCTCGTTCTACTACCCTACAGATGACTTGATTCAATGTGACACCGAACTGCAGTCATGGTGGATGGAGCTCCGCAACAAGGGTCATGGTGACAAGAAAGATGAGCCATGGTGGTCAGAGATGCAGACACTAGTTGATCTTACCAAAACATGCACAATTATCATTTGGGTGGCTTCTGCCCTCCATGCAGCTGTCAATTTTGGGCAATACCCTTATGCTGGCTACCTTCCAAACCGCCCAACCATAAGCCGCCGCTTCATGCCTGAGCCAGGCACTCCAGAGTATCAAGAGCTTGAGAGAAACCCTGACTTAGCCTTCCTGAAAACAATTACAGCCCAGCTACAAACCCTTCTTGGTGTGTCCCTAATAGAGATTTTGTCTCGGCATTCTACTGATGAGATTTACCTTGGGCAGAGAGACACTCCTGAATGGACTTCAGATGCTGAGCCCCTGGCGGCATTTGAGAGATTTGGCAGCAGGCTGAGGGGCATTGAAACAAGAATTAACCAAATGAACCAAGACAGGAGATGGAATAACCGATTTGGGCCTGTTGAGATGCAATACACCTTGCTCTATCCCAACACCTCAGATTACTCAAGACAGGGTGGCCTCGCTGGCAAGGGAATTCCTAATAGTGTCTCaatctaa
- the LOC100240928 gene encoding photosystem I reaction center subunit II, chloroplastic, with protein MAMATQASLFTPTLSGDRVTVPWKSSSSLSFTTPKLPKSSVAPRTTIRAMAEEAPTKEAPVGFTPPELDPNTPSPIFGGSTGGLLRKAQVEEFYVITWDSPKEQIFEMPTGGAAIMRQGPNLLKLARKEQCLALGTRLRSKYKIKYQFYRVFPNGEVQYLHPKDGVYPEKVNPGRQGVGVNFRSIGKNVNPIEVKFTGKQAYDL; from the coding sequence ATGGCCATGGCTACCCAAGCTTCCCTCTTCACCCCCACACTCTCCGGCGACCGTGTTACCGTCCCATGGAAATCATCGTCTTCACTCTCCTTCACCACCCCAAAACTACCCAAATCCTCCGTTGCGCCCAGGACCACTATAAGGGCCATGGCGGAGGAAGCACCGACAAAAGAAGCCCCTGTTGGCTTCACCCCGCCTGAATTGGATCCCAACACCCCTTCTCCCATCTTCGGCGGCAGCACCGGAGGCTTGCTCCGCAAGGCCCAAGTGGAAGAGTTCTACGTCATCACATGGGACTCTCCCAAGgaacaaatatttgaaatgcCCACTGGTGGTGCCGCCATAATGAGGCAAGGTCCCAATCTGCTCAAGTTGGCCAGGAAGGAGCAGTGCTTGGCGCTTGGAACAAGGCTGAGGTCCAAGTACAAGATCAAGTACCAGTTTTACAGGGTGTTCCCCAATGGCGAGGTGCAGTACTTGCACCCCAAGGATGGGGTCTATCCCGAGAAGGTGAACCCAGGTCGCCAAGGGGTTGGGGTGAATTTCAGGTCCATTGGGAAGAACGTGAACCCCATTGAGGTCAAATTCACTGGGAAGCAAGCGTATGATTTGTGA
- the LOC100263185 gene encoding uncharacterized protein LOC100263185 yields MDFCGKSLRDSTSPFDCLVFDLDDTLYHSKTGISEACKRNIEEFLVQKCGFGETKASSLRVELFKNYGSTLAGLRALGYNIDADDYHSFVHGRLPYELIKPDSQLRSLLRSIALRKIILTNSDRNHAIKVLDRLGLQDCFDQIICFETMNPNLPKSTRLDEFPVILKPSLDAMKIALDAANVNPPRTLFLDDNVRNIAAGKALGLRTVLVGKTMKTKEADYVLETVHNLAQVIPEIWLGGKDGEDQRIKRTGSELDATLPTTPVGA; encoded by the exons ATGGATTTCTGCGGCAAGTCTCTTCGAGATTCCACTTCTCCCTTTGATTGCCTTGTTTTCG ATTTGGACGATACATTATACCATTCAAAGACAGGAATTTCCGAAGCTTGCAAACGAAACATAGAAG aaTTTCTAGTTCAGAAATGCGGATTTGGAGAAACAAAAGCTTCAAGTCTCCGAGTCGAGCTCTTCAAAAATTACGGCAGCACTCTAGCCGGTTTGCGG GCATTAGGCTATAACATCGATGCTGATGATTACCACAG TTTCGTGCACGGAAGACTGCCGTATGAATTGATCAAACCTGATTCACAACTCCGTAGCCTTCTGAGAAGCATCGCTCTCAGAAAAATT ATTCTCACCAATTCCGATCGAAACCATGCGATTAAGGTATTGGACAGGCTGGGATTGCAAGATTGCTTCGATCAGATCATTTGCTTCGAGACAATGAATCCGAACCTCCCGAAATCGACTCGCCTTGATGAGTTTCCGGTTATTCTGAAACCATCATTGGACGCCATGAAAATCGCCCTTGATGCTGCCAATGTCAATCCTCCTCGTACG CTGTTCCTCGACGACAACGTCCGCAATATTGCTGCCGGAAAAGCTTTGGGCCTACGAACCGTTTTG GTCGGAAAAACAATGAAGACCAAAGAAGCAGATTATGTACTGGAGACGGTGCACAATCTTGCGCAAGTAATTCCTGAAATATGGCTAGGTGGGAAAGACGGCGAGGATCAGAGAATCAAGCGTACAGGAAGCGAACTGGATGCCACTCTCCCAACCACCCCCGTCGGTGCTTAA